One window from the genome of Pyrobaculum ferrireducens encodes:
- a CDS encoding coiled-coil domain-containing protein — MSGDLGVLAQEALRVAVESVLGKLREGKKLSTEDIFLLYLATIGKELDEIRREIAEVNQRIDQTNRRIDEISKKIDETNMRIDETNKRIDAIAQELGRRIDETNKRIDGVYALLLDMQKLLVEIARKS, encoded by the coding sequence GTGTCTGGGGATTTGGGGGTTTTGGCGCAGGAGGCGCTTAGGGTGGCTGTGGAGTCTGTGCTCGGCAAGTTGAGGGAGGGCAAGAAGCTGTCCACTGAAGACATCTTCCTCCTCTACTTGGCGACGATAGGGAAGGAGCTTGACGAGATTAGGAGGGAGATTGCCGAGGTAAACCAGAGGATAGACCAGACCAACAGACGGATTGACGAGATAAGCAAGAAGATAGACGAGACAAATATGCGAATCGACGAGACGAATAAGAGAATAGACGCGATAGCCCAGGAGCTGGGTAGGCGTATTGACGAGACGAATAAGAGGATTGATGGGGTGTACGCGTTGCTTCTTGACATGCAGAAGTTGTTGGTGGAGATTGCCAGGAAGAGCTGA
- a CDS encoding AbrB/MazE/SpoVT family DNA-binding domain-containing protein yields the protein MAVVKVTRNFQITIPADVRRALGIREGDRLLVEVEGDRIVIRKVAGALPRIRLGMRLTPEDIDRFVEQGAVDG from the coding sequence ATGGCGGTGGTCAAGGTGACGCGTAACTTCCAGATAACGATCCCGGCAGATGTCAGGAGGGCGTTGGGAATCCGCGAGGGGGATCGACTGTTGGTGGAGGTCGAGGGGGATAGGATAGTGATTAGGAAGGTTGCGGGGGCGTTGCCGAGGATTAGGCTAGGGATGAGGCTGACGCCGGAGGACATAGACAGGTTTGTAGAACAAGGCGCAGTCGATGGGTGA
- a CDS encoding PIN domain-containing protein, with translation MGEAVVDTNAVIYYVVEDSPFHKEAEALLDSLDVWHLPTVVVHELVWFFKKAAPDRGIEVLRALLGYEKVVVECEDLASLRKAASAGLAYYNDLVVILTARRLGLPLVTFDKKMARRAGAFGVPVLKP, from the coding sequence ATGGGTGAGGCTGTAGTCGACACGAACGCGGTGATATACTACGTGGTCGAGGATTCGCCGTTTCATAAGGAGGCCGAGGCGCTCCTCGACTCTCTAGACGTCTGGCATCTCCCCACCGTCGTCGTCCATGAATTAGTGTGGTTTTTCAAGAAAGCGGCGCCGGATAGGGGGATCGAGGTCTTGAGGGCCCTCCTGGGATACGAGAAGGTCGTCGTGGAGTGCGAGGACTTGGCGTCTTTGAGGAAGGCAGCCAGCGCGGGGCTCGCCTACTACAACGACCTAGTGGTTATCCTGACGGCGAGGAGGCTGGGCCTCCCCTTGGTCACTTTCGACAAGAAGATGGCGAGGAGGGCCGGTGCCTTTGGGGTCCCCGTGCTTAAACCTTAG
- the cysC gene encoding adenylyl-sulfate kinase yields the protein MRCLERGFVVWLTGLPASGKSTIAQLAAARVREVGVRAEVLDGDWARSTISTDVGFSRDDRRRHLLRVAWVTRLLARNGVAVFAAFVSPYRDVRAEVRRIVEEEVPFFEVYVKVSLGEAVRRDPKGLYRRALAGEVKNFTGVDDPYEEPESPDLVLVNEGVPVEVSVGRLLGFLADLGVLPKF from the coding sequence ATGAGGTGTCTGGAGAGGGGTTTCGTGGTTTGGCTGACTGGCCTGCCGGCGTCTGGCAAGTCGACGATTGCCCAGCTGGCGGCGGCGCGGGTGAGGGAGGTGGGGGTGAGGGCGGAGGTGCTGGATGGGGACTGGGCGCGCTCAACGATAAGCACCGACGTGGGCTTCTCTCGGGATGACCGGCGCCGCCATCTTCTGCGGGTGGCGTGGGTGACGCGCCTCTTGGCGAGGAACGGCGTGGCGGTCTTCGCCGCATTTGTCTCTCCCTACAGGGACGTGAGGGCTGAGGTGAGGAGGATAGTGGAGGAGGAGGTGCCTTTCTTCGAGGTCTACGTCAAGGTCTCCCTCGGGGAGGCCGTCAGGCGCGACCCGAAGGGCCTCTACAGAAGGGCGCTGGCGGGGGAGGTCAAGAACTTCACTGGGGTGGACGATCCATACGAGGAGCCGGAGAGCCCCGACCTTGTCCTCGTCAACGAGGGGGTCCCCGTCGAGGTGAGTGTGGGGAGGCTGTTGGGGTTTTTGGCGGATTTGGGGGTTCTCCCGAAATTTTAA
- a CDS encoding alkaline phosphatase family protein, protein MSLFLRNAPREYGVWISDFLTPRGRPWAYPPGVMEMFPGYVFDVEYRTDRKEEAFKALVEMVERRFAVAERLMEAVQWDVFVLHEIGTDRVHHLFQKFWDPEHPLYAPGNPHEDKVPRLYRLVDELFGRLRRRLPRDVEILVVSDHGNQAQRGVLALNELLAEWGLLSFKSEPSGGVDVESVVDWGRTKVVAWGGYYARLFVNTVDRPRGVVSREEAEDLKRELRRRLRVLKAPWGYIHNAVYEPGELYRSVRGDFPDLMAYFDSLRVRPVQTVGYGSPWLEGNDRGPDDSLHSFNGFYAATWGDARKRDMHALDVARFLESVL, encoded by the coding sequence GTGAGTTTGTTCTTGAGGAATGCGCCGAGAGAGTACGGAGTGTGGATTTCTGACTTCTTGACGCCTCGGGGGCGGCCGTGGGCCTACCCGCCGGGGGTTATGGAGATGTTTCCGGGGTACGTCTTCGACGTGGAGTACCGCACGGATCGGAAGGAGGAGGCTTTCAAGGCGCTGGTGGAGATGGTGGAGAGGCGGTTTGCCGTGGCTGAGCGGCTTATGGAGGCCGTCCAGTGGGATGTCTTTGTCCTGCACGAGATTGGGACTGACCGTGTTCACCACCTTTTTCAGAAGTTTTGGGATCCGGAGCACCCGCTATACGCGCCGGGGAACCCCCACGAGGACAAGGTCCCGCGTCTCTACAGGCTGGTTGACGAGCTTTTTGGGCGGCTGAGGAGGCGTCTGCCGCGTGACGTGGAGATCCTCGTCGTGTCGGATCACGGGAACCAGGCGCAGCGGGGGGTGCTTGCGCTTAACGAGCTTCTGGCGGAGTGGGGGCTCCTCTCCTTCAAGTCGGAGCCTTCTGGGGGGGTGGATGTGGAGTCTGTGGTGGACTGGGGGCGGACGAAGGTGGTGGCGTGGGGTGGGTACTACGCCCGGCTGTTTGTAAACACGGTGGATAGGCCGCGTGGAGTGGTGTCTAGGGAGGAGGCTGAGGATCTGAAGAGGGAGCTGAGGAGGAGGCTCCGCGTGCTCAAGGCGCCGTGGGGCTATATCCACAACGCTGTCTACGAGCCGGGGGAGCTCTACCGGTCGGTGAGGGGGGACTTCCCCGACCTCATGGCCTACTTCGACTCTCTGCGGGTTAGGCCGGTGCAGACCGTCGGCTACGGGTCGCCTTGGCTTGAGGGGAACGACAGGGGCCCCGACGACTCTCTGCACAGCTTCAACGGTTTCTACGCCGCCACCTGGGGGGACGCGAGGAAGCGGGATATGCACGCGCTTGACGTGGCGCGGTTTCTCGAGTCTGTCCTATGA
- a CDS encoding nucleotide sugar dehydrogenase produces MKLCVVGLGYVGLPAAVVFASRGIPVIGIDIDHRKVEAINRGQTPIKEPGVDTLLRQAVADGKLTATTTHDALRECQAIIIAVNTPVEDGVVNLTQLKNALETAAKNLNKDTLVSIESTVPPGTTEKIAKPILEKSGLKTGRDYYLAHVPERIAPGRAIEELTTAPRLVGGVDPPSTQRAIELYTTINKNLYPTDATTAEFTKLIENTYRDVNIALANIFALMAEKLGIDVWEAIRLANTHPRVHIHLPGPGVGGPCLTKDPYILITAASVEHAKLIQLAREINRQMPTHFTHLVLTALKRHSINPREATVAILGVAYKGGIDDTRETPAQPIIHLLKQHVAEVRAHDPYTQETFGATPTTTVEEALENADAAAIVTDHPQYRQLDWKKLAPLMRHKIIVDGRRVVEPHTAIEAGYTYYAIGYGKAFKI; encoded by the coding sequence ATGAAACTCTGCGTAGTAGGACTCGGCTATGTAGGCCTTCCAGCCGCCGTGGTATTCGCAAGCAGAGGAATCCCCGTAATAGGCATAGACATCGACCACAGAAAAGTAGAGGCAATAAACAGAGGGCAAACCCCAATAAAAGAGCCAGGTGTCGACACGCTATTGAGACAAGCCGTAGCTGATGGCAAGCTCACCGCCACCACCACGCACGACGCCCTACGGGAATGCCAGGCTATAATCATTGCAGTTAACACGCCAGTAGAAGACGGCGTGGTAAACCTAACCCAGCTAAAAAACGCACTTGAAACAGCCGCCAAGAACCTAAACAAAGACACTCTAGTCTCAATAGAATCCACAGTGCCACCAGGTACCACGGAAAAAATAGCAAAACCAATTCTAGAGAAAAGCGGTTTAAAAACAGGCCGAGACTACTACCTAGCCCACGTCCCAGAACGCATAGCCCCCGGCCGAGCCATAGAAGAGCTAACCACAGCGCCTAGACTAGTCGGCGGCGTAGACCCACCCTCCACTCAAAGAGCTATAGAGCTCTACACAACAATAAACAAAAACCTGTACCCAACAGACGCCACCACAGCCGAATTCACCAAACTAATAGAAAACACATACCGCGACGTAAACATAGCCCTAGCAAACATCTTCGCATTAATGGCCGAAAAACTCGGCATAGACGTCTGGGAAGCAATACGCCTCGCCAACACACACCCAAGAGTCCACATACACCTCCCAGGGCCCGGCGTAGGAGGACCCTGCCTTACAAAAGACCCCTACATACTAATAACCGCCGCATCTGTCGAACACGCCAAGTTAATACAGCTCGCCAGAGAAATAAATAGACAAATGCCCACACACTTCACCCACCTAGTACTCACAGCACTCAAAAGACACTCGATAAACCCCCGAGAAGCAACAGTGGCCATACTCGGCGTGGCGTACAAAGGCGGAATAGACGACACAAGAGAAACCCCAGCCCAACCAATTATCCACCTACTAAAACAACACGTAGCAGAAGTCAGAGCCCACGACCCCTACACGCAAGAAACCTTCGGCGCCACCCCCACCACAACAGTGGAAGAAGCCCTAGAAAACGCAGACGCCGCCGCCATAGTAACAGACCACCCACAGTATAGACAACTAGACTGGAAAAAACTAGCCCCCCTAATGCGCCACAAGATTATAGTCGACGGACGCAGAGTCGTAGAACCCCACACGGCCATTGAAGCCGGATACACATACTACGCAATAGGATACGGCAAGGCATTCAAGATATAA
- a CDS encoding FkbM family methyltransferase produces MKFKAEKYIFYAEARDWWRFIQPFEPKTRKFLEEHIRGASLFIDIGAHIGIYAIPASHYTNVIAFEPEPTNFFLLYKNIITNNAHNKVVPLPLAISDTYGIDELCISDTSSGHHTLNKEHNCHKKITIIKTTLDQILIHFNSKPDIIKIDIEGHEDRAFHGMKKTLEHKPVLIVETTDKSHLYKYLTSIGYKAIKLDCWNETLCNYGFTPLF; encoded by the coding sequence ATGAAGTTCAAAGCAGAAAAATATATCTTTTACGCAGAGGCAAGAGACTGGTGGAGATTTATACAACCTTTTGAGCCGAAGACACGAAAATTCCTAGAAGAACACATAAGAGGCGCATCGCTCTTTATAGACATAGGCGCACACATAGGGATCTATGCAATACCCGCCTCACACTATACAAACGTAATAGCATTTGAACCAGAACCCACAAATTTCTTCCTCCTCTACAAAAACATCATAACAAATAATGCACACAATAAAGTCGTACCGCTGCCGCTAGCAATTTCAGATACGTACGGCATAGATGAATTATGCATATCAGATACCTCTTCGGGTCATCATACACTAAATAAAGAACATAATTGCCATAAAAAAATTACTATAATAAAAACAACACTAGACCAGATATTAATACATTTCAACAGTAAACCCGATATAATAAAAATAGATATCGAAGGCCATGAAGACAGGGCATTCCACGGCATGAAAAAAACTCTTGAACACAAACCAGTATTAATCGTGGAAACTACCGATAAATCGCATTTATATAAATATTTAACCTCTATAGGTTACAAAGCTATAAAACTAGACTGCTGGAACGAAACTTTGTGCAACTATGGCTTCACGCCACTATTTTAG
- a CDS encoding TIGR04076 family protein, with translation MASRHYFSPVKITVKEVRGHCAAGYKPGDEIQAEKFYIKPTQLPICLHALAAMLTLLTPFMKGIPATALGIGTQDHIGYVQCPDPGLPYTCGGTVVFELRREATTSTSQ, from the coding sequence ATGGCTTCACGCCACTATTTTAGTCCCGTCAAAATTACAGTAAAAGAAGTCCGCGGACACTGCGCCGCAGGCTACAAACCAGGCGATGAGATACAAGCCGAAAAATTCTACATAAAACCCACCCAGCTACCGATATGCCTCCACGCCCTAGCGGCCATGCTGACGCTACTAACCCCCTTCATGAAGGGAATCCCCGCAACCGCTCTAGGCATAGGAACACAAGACCACATCGGATACGTCCAGTGCCCAGACCCAGGCCTCCCTTACACATGCGGCGGAACAGTAGTCTTTGAGCTGAGAAGAGAAGCTACAACTTCGACTTCACAATAG
- the wecB gene encoding non-hydrolyzing UDP-N-acetylglucosamine 2-epimerase, with protein sequence MSVLIVVGTRPEIIKMAPVVKRLEGAGIDFVFVHTGQHFDFEMSRVFIEELGLPEPHVGFSLENSSPAAQIGEMMIKLERAVANLGRRLSIMLVQGDTNSMLAAGLTAVKLGIKLGHVEAGLRSFDWRMPEEHNRRMIDHVSDMLFAPTELARRNLLEEGVWGEVFVTGNTVIDAITMYLDKVKEVEAKVLEGVRFGEFGVVTFHRAENVDRLETLRDFVRVLQRSPIPLVFPVHPRTKRRLSEFGLWDVVGSIPHVQLLPPLGYFEFLALMRNCRVVLTDSGGLQEEATHPAIRKPVLVLRMSTERPEAVSAGFARVVGTNPVVVLAELERVLSGGVELPDASPFGDGRAAERIVSIVKSKL encoded by the coding sequence ATGTCTGTTTTGATTGTTGTTGGTACTAGACCTGAGATCATTAAGATGGCGCCTGTTGTGAAGAGGCTTGAGGGGGCTGGTATAGATTTTGTGTTTGTACATACTGGTCAGCATTTTGATTTTGAAATGAGTAGGGTTTTTATCGAAGAGTTGGGTCTTCCGGAGCCTCATGTGGGTTTTTCTCTTGAGAATAGTAGTCCTGCGGCTCAGATTGGGGAGATGATGATTAAGCTGGAGCGTGCTGTGGCGAATTTGGGTCGTCGTCTTAGTATTATGTTGGTGCAGGGCGATACTAATAGTATGTTAGCGGCTGGTTTAACTGCCGTTAAGCTGGGTATAAAGCTAGGTCATGTGGAGGCTGGGTTGCGTAGTTTTGATTGGCGTATGCCTGAGGAGCATAATAGGCGTATGATTGACCATGTGTCGGATATGCTTTTTGCGCCGACTGAGTTGGCTAGGAGGAATCTCTTGGAGGAGGGGGTTTGGGGTGAGGTTTTTGTGACGGGCAACACCGTTATTGATGCTATAACTATGTATCTGGATAAAGTGAAGGAGGTAGAGGCCAAAGTTTTGGAGGGTGTTAGGTTTGGTGAGTTTGGTGTGGTGACGTTTCACAGGGCTGAGAATGTGGATCGGTTGGAGACGTTGAGGGATTTTGTTAGGGTGCTTCAGAGAAGTCCTATTCCTTTGGTTTTTCCTGTACATCCGAGGACTAAGAGGAGGCTTTCTGAGTTTGGGCTTTGGGATGTGGTGGGTTCCATCCCCCATGTGCAACTTCTGCCTCCTTTGGGGTATTTTGAGTTTTTGGCTTTGATGAGGAATTGTAGGGTTGTGTTGACTGATTCTGGGGGGCTTCAGGAGGAGGCTACACATCCGGCTATCCGTAAGCCTGTGCTTGTGTTGAGGATGTCTACTGAGAGGCCTGAGGCTGTGTCTGCTGGGTTTGCGCGGGTTGTGGGAACTAACCCTGTGGTTGTGTTGGCGGAGTTGGAGAGGGTGTTGTCGGGGGGTGTAGAGCTTCCTGACGCGTCTCCTTTTGGGGATGGGAGGGCGGCTGAGAGGATTGTGTCTATTGTGAAGTCGAAGTTGTAG